Proteins encoded in a region of the Bacteroidales bacterium genome:
- a CDS encoding RDD family protein, translating into MKNQNEQTFKKTSRIRRIAACIIDLLVMTFLMIGIAAIALGSDFIDKYEISYIHTVLLLIVISGLILYFSKDSYRGISVGRWIMGIMVRNESDNQVPSYIRLFIRNLFTIIWPVEFIVLLVNDDKKRIGDKVSETIVLRNPKKPKRIIRIGTLIFIGICFYFFADFYGGAIITNSEAYEITVDSISKNEKILEETGGILGYGGLEGSISVNDEIGKAEFKIKVIGKENDVVVNVYLEKEPNQKWVIKEMK; encoded by the coding sequence ATGAAAAACCAAAATGAACAAACATTCAAAAAAACAAGTAGAATAAGAAGGATTGCTGCTTGTATAATTGACCTACTTGTAATGACATTTTTAATGATTGGTATAGCTGCAATTGCATTAGGATCTGATTTCATCGATAAATATGAAATATCTTATATACATACTGTATTGTTGTTAATAGTGATTTCTGGTCTTATTCTCTACTTCTCAAAGGATTCATATAGAGGCATCAGTGTTGGAAGGTGGATTATGGGTATAATGGTAAGAAATGAATCAGATAATCAAGTTCCTTCTTATATCAGATTATTTATTAGAAACTTATTTACCATTATCTGGCCAGTAGAATTTATTGTCCTTTTAGTAAATGATGATAAAAAAAGAATTGGTGATAAAGTAAGCGAAACAATAGTTCTCAGAAATCCCAAAAAACCAAAAAGAATAATTAGAATAGGAACTTTAATTTTTATTGGTATATGTTTTTACTTTTTCGCAGATTTCTATGGTGGAGCAATAATAACAAATTCAGAAGCCTATGAAATTACTGTTGATAGTATAAGCAAAAATGAAAAGATACTTGAGGAAACCGGGGGTATTTTAGGATATGGTGGATTAGAAGGATCTATATCAGTTAATGATGAAATTGGAAAAGCTGAATTTAAAATTAAAGTAATTGGAAAAGAAAATGACGTTGTTGTAAATGTTTACCTGGAGAAAGAGCCAAATCAAAAATGGGTAATAAAAGAAATGAAATAA
- a CDS encoding bile acid:sodium symporter family protein, with the protein MHDALKVLDEIQLNFNKEGLFLLNITLAFIMFGVALELKTERFKTVFIHPKSAILGLASQFFLLPVLTLLLILIINPSPSVALGMILVAACPGGNISNFITALAKGNTELSVSLTAVSDLSALFMTPLNFAFWGGVYAKIYSAGYGLLIPIEIDTLEMFKTIFILLGIPLTLGMLFSYKFPAITKKIVKPIKITSIIIFFGYIVGALALNWEYFIQYVHLIIIIVVIHNALALTAGFSVGKIFRLKKINVRTITIETGIQNSGLALVLIFNPNLFNGLGGMAFIAALWGVWHIVAGLVIAAIMSKIPIRDMK; encoded by the coding sequence ATGCATGACGCACTCAAAGTACTTGACGAAATACAGTTGAATTTCAACAAGGAAGGTTTGTTTTTATTGAATATTACACTTGCATTTATTATGTTCGGTGTAGCATTGGAACTTAAAACCGAAAGGTTCAAAACAGTATTTATACACCCGAAATCTGCCATTTTAGGATTAGCGTCCCAGTTTTTTCTGTTGCCTGTTTTAACCCTTTTACTTATATTGATAATTAATCCCTCTCCCAGCGTAGCTTTGGGAATGATATTGGTTGCTGCATGTCCGGGAGGGAATATTTCCAATTTTATAACCGCTCTGGCAAAAGGAAATACCGAACTTTCGGTTAGCTTGACAGCGGTATCAGATTTGTCGGCACTCTTTATGACTCCTTTGAATTTTGCTTTCTGGGGCGGGGTATATGCAAAAATATATTCGGCTGGATATGGTTTGCTAATTCCTATTGAAATAGACACTCTGGAAATGTTCAAAACAATTTTTATTTTACTTGGTATTCCGCTTACATTGGGGATGTTGTTTTCGTATAAATTTCCGGCAATAACAAAAAAAATTGTTAAACCCATAAAAATAACTTCTATCATAATTTTCTTTGGATATATAGTTGGTGCATTAGCACTGAATTGGGAATATTTTATTCAATATGTCCATTTAATTATTATTATTGTTGTGATACATAATGCCTTAGCATTGACCGCAGGTTTTTCGGTTGGTAAAATTTTCAGGTTAAAAAAAATAAATGTTAGGACCATTACCATAGAAACCGGTATTCAGAATTCCGGGCTTGCCCTTGTATTGATTTTTAACCCTAATTTGTTCAATGGACTTGGTGGTATGGCATTTATTGCAGCATTGTGGGGTGTCTGGCACATTGTGGCAGGTTTGGTAATAGCCGCCATTATGTCAAAAATACCAATCAGGGATATGAAATGA